In the genome of Mucilaginibacter terrenus, one region contains:
- a CDS encoding serine hydrolase domain-containing protein, translating into MKRSKRNACLLLLSGFIIFSSACAQNPPFTGRAYVQEQKAVEQSTVLLNNEKQIIPLQNLEVNKIASVHFFSRDFMAFDSLLNKYAKVTSFNGNEYLGAKTTAALSMDTKFFTTLIVQLTDIDIANRQVIDFITTNQKIKNVVVSYIGASPGLIKLNDITAPILWSERQSVVSSFFNAQAIFGGVAITQKLTKTFTPKYVAGGGFLTSKTRLQYTVPEDAGVSTSNLQAIDKIAAEAISNRATPGCVVMVIKDGKVIYNKAYGYHAYDNKIANRIDDIYDLASMTKITATTMEAMQLYDQGKLNLDSTAGTYLPTTRPTNKRTLTVRELLEHQAGLIPDIPTFDKIKAGDYRSDSSAAYPTKVNDGYYLRKNYFEDVMWPAMLNSALKTRGQYVYSDVGMCFLQQIFETITATPENVYVQKQFYDPLGMQTAGFLPLNRFPASRIPPTEDDKRDRRTLIDGYVHDPTAALMGGVAGHAGLFASANDVGIIYQMMLNRGTYGGVQYVKPETVDLFTAKQTDVSRRGLGFDRWDPIAERHYPSKLASPQTYGHTGFTGTCVWVDPKVNLVYIFLSNRVHPNVGNKLSSLNIRPRIQDAIYDAIAAGL; encoded by the coding sequence ATGAAAAGAAGTAAGCGCAATGCCTGCCTTCTGTTGTTATCCGGGTTTATAATTTTCAGCTCTGCATGTGCGCAAAACCCGCCTTTTACGGGGAGAGCTTATGTGCAGGAGCAAAAAGCGGTAGAACAAAGTACAGTTCTGTTAAATAATGAAAAGCAGATTATACCACTTCAAAACCTGGAGGTGAATAAAATAGCCAGTGTCCATTTTTTCTCACGGGACTTTATGGCGTTTGACAGTTTGCTAAACAAGTATGCTAAAGTAACCAGCTTTAATGGCAACGAGTACTTAGGTGCAAAAACAACGGCAGCGCTATCTATGGATACCAAGTTCTTTACTACACTGATAGTACAACTTACCGACATTGACATAGCTAACCGGCAAGTAATAGACTTTATTACAACAAATCAGAAGATCAAGAATGTGGTAGTTTCTTACATTGGAGCGAGTCCTGGTCTTATAAAGTTAAACGATATCACTGCTCCTATACTATGGTCGGAACGGCAATCGGTTGTTTCGTCTTTTTTTAATGCACAGGCAATTTTTGGTGGGGTAGCTATCACGCAAAAATTAACAAAAACTTTTACTCCTAAATACGTTGCCGGGGGTGGTTTCCTCACATCAAAGACCCGTTTACAATATACAGTGCCCGAAGATGCAGGAGTAAGCACAAGTAATTTACAGGCGATAGACAAAATTGCTGCCGAAGCAATAAGTAACCGTGCTACACCGGGTTGTGTAGTAATGGTTATTAAAGATGGTAAGGTGATTTATAACAAGGCTTACGGATACCATGCTTACGATAATAAGATAGCCAACAGGATTGATGATATATATGATCTGGCATCCATGACAAAGATAACGGCCACCACAATGGAGGCTATGCAGCTTTATGATCAGGGCAAGCTTAATCTGGACTCTACAGCCGGTACTTACCTGCCTACTACCAGGCCAACAAATAAAAGAACCCTAACAGTTCGAGAGTTGCTTGAGCATCAGGCCGGTCTTATACCTGATATCCCTACCTTCGACAAGATCAAGGCCGGAGACTATAGGTCGGATTCTTCAGCAGCATACCCCACAAAAGTTAATGACGGCTACTACCTTCGTAAAAACTATTTCGAAGATGTAATGTGGCCTGCCATGTTAAACTCAGCCCTAAAAACACGTGGGCAGTATGTTTACAGTGATGTAGGGATGTGCTTTTTGCAACAGATATTTGAGACAATCACAGCTACGCCTGAAAACGTTTACGTTCAGAAGCAATTTTATGATCCGCTTGGTATGCAAACGGCCGGCTTTTTACCATTAAATCGTTTTCCTGCAAGCCGTATCCCTCCAACTGAGGATGATAAGCGTGATCGGCGCACGCTTATAGACGGCTACGTTCATGATCCTACTGCGGCGCTAATGGGCGGTGTAGCAGGCCACGCCGGATTATTTGCAAGTGCTAATGACGTAGGTATTATTTATCAGATGATGCTAAACCGTGGTACTTACGGCGGTGTTCAGTATGTTAAACCCGAGACAGTTGATCTGTTTACTGCTAAACAGACCGATGTAAGTCGTAGAGGTCTTGGATTTGACAGGTGGGATCCTATTGCCGAAAGGCACTATCCATCTAAGTTGGCTTCGCCGCAAACTTACGGCCATACCGGTTTTACTGGCACCTGCGTTTGGGTAGATCCTAAAGTAAACCTGGTTTACATATTTTTATCTAACCGGGTGCATCCAAATGTTGGCAACAAACTGTCGAGCCTTAACATACGCCCAAGAATACAGGATGCTATCTACGACGCAATAGCTGCCGGGTTGTAA
- the mutL gene encoding DNA mismatch repair endonuclease MutL yields the protein MPDIIQLLPDSVANQIAAGEVVQRPASAVKELIENSIDAGADKIQLILKDAGKALIQVIDNGCGMSLTDARMCFERHATSKIRKAEDLFAIRTMGFRGEAMASIAAIAQVELKSRRHEDELGTCITIEGSEVIKQEPCSSNTGTSISIKNLFYNTPARRNFLKSNPVEMRHIIDEFQRVALANPQVFLTLHHDGQEVYHLPAASLKQRIIHLLGNNYNQRLVPVEEDTTIIKLHGYVGKPEFARKTRGEQFFFVNNRFIKDAYLNHAVLTAFEELLPEDSYPLYVLFIDIDPSKIDINVHPTKTEIKYQDEKAIYAIIRSAVKRSLGKYNITPTLDFDQENSIGHLITPKPFEEIVQPTIAFNPNFNPFAAEKKPSRELPFLRDNGPNDHRSAIPKNWDTLYEIARQEEMVQQEMHQEKTIPVNEQEITKSGEKQFFQVHNRFILSQIKSGFMLINQQAAHERILYERFLLQLQSHSGVSQQSLFPQSVTLNSADYELLRELLPDIRALGFDVREFGRNTVVVEGVPADISNANEHELLERLLEGFKNNLAILKVDKRDNLARSLARNAAIKSGTRLSMEEMNQLIDQLFACQMPNLALNGKPVITTFTLNELAERFEK from the coding sequence ATGCCAGATATAATACAGCTTTTACCCGATTCGGTAGCTAACCAGATAGCCGCAGGCGAGGTGGTACAACGCCCGGCATCGGCTGTAAAGGAATTGATAGAGAACAGTATAGACGCGGGTGCAGACAAGATTCAACTGATTTTAAAGGACGCGGGTAAAGCACTGATACAAGTGATTGATAACGGCTGTGGCATGAGCCTTACAGATGCCCGTATGTGCTTTGAGCGGCACGCTACATCAAAAATACGCAAGGCAGAAGATCTTTTTGCTATTCGTACCATGGGGTTCCGCGGCGAAGCAATGGCCAGTATTGCAGCTATTGCACAGGTTGAACTTAAAAGCCGCCGGCACGAAGACGAACTGGGCACCTGCATTACCATTGAAGGCAGCGAAGTAATAAAACAGGAACCTTGCAGCAGCAATACCGGTACATCTATATCCATAAAAAACTTGTTTTACAACACGCCGGCGCGGCGTAACTTTTTAAAGAGCAACCCTGTGGAAATGCGTCACATAATTGACGAATTTCAGCGCGTAGCGTTGGCCAATCCGCAGGTGTTTTTAACACTGCACCACGACGGGCAAGAAGTTTATCACTTACCAGCGGCATCGCTAAAGCAACGTATCATTCACCTGTTAGGGAATAATTACAATCAGCGCCTGGTACCGGTAGAAGAAGATACCACCATTATAAAATTGCACGGCTACGTTGGCAAGCCTGAGTTTGCCCGTAAAACGCGGGGCGAGCAGTTCTTTTTTGTGAATAACCGTTTTATAAAAGATGCTTACCTGAACCACGCGGTACTTACCGCTTTTGAGGAGCTGCTACCGGAAGATTCGTACCCGTTGTACGTGCTTTTTATAGATATTGATCCAAGTAAGATCGATATCAACGTACACCCTACAAAAACAGAAATAAAATACCAGGACGAAAAAGCTATTTATGCCATTATCCGCTCGGCAGTAAAACGATCATTGGGTAAATACAACATCACGCCAACGCTGGACTTTGACCAGGAGAACAGTATTGGTCACCTGATTACGCCGAAACCGTTTGAAGAAATTGTACAACCAACCATTGCGTTCAATCCCAACTTTAACCCCTTCGCTGCGGAAAAGAAACCCAGCAGGGAGTTGCCTTTTCTCCGCGACAATGGCCCGAACGATCACCGGTCTGCAATCCCTAAAAATTGGGACACCCTCTACGAGATAGCCAGGCAAGAAGAGATGGTGCAACAGGAAATGCACCAGGAAAAAACCATCCCGGTAAACGAACAGGAGATAACCAAAAGCGGCGAAAAGCAGTTTTTTCAGGTGCATAACCGCTTTATTCTGTCGCAAATTAAATCGGGCTTTATGCTTATCAATCAGCAGGCAGCGCATGAACGTATATTGTACGAACGCTTTTTGCTACAGCTGCAAAGCCACAGCGGGGTAAGCCAGCAAAGTTTGTTCCCACAATCTGTAACGCTTAATAGCGCCGATTATGAGTTATTGCGCGAACTATTGCCGGATATACGTGCGCTGGGATTTGATGTACGCGAATTTGGCCGGAATACCGTAGTAGTAGAGGGTGTGCCAGCCGACATCAGCAACGCTAACGAGCACGAACTATTAGAAAGGCTGCTGGAAGGTTTTAAAAACAACCTGGCTATATTAAAAGTTGATAAGCGGGATAATCTTGCCCGTTCACTTGCGCGCAACGCCGCTATTAAAAGTGGTACGCGATTGTCAATGGAGGAAATGAACCAGTTGATCGATCAGCTTTTTGCCTGCCAGATGCCTAATTTAGCACTGAACGGCAAACCAGTAATCACTACCTTTACATTGAACGAACTAGCGGAGCGCTTTGAAAAGTAG
- a CDS encoding glycosyltransferase family 4 protein, with product MAIKVALINTADSGGGAAEACMRLLKALREQQVDATLIVQHKKRDNPAVYSTERSAWDKARSNINFLAERLPFIALYERDRTVRFAFSTANTGTDISREKVIQDADILHIHWTNSGFLSTNDLKKLIRLNKPVVWTLHDMWLFTGGCHYAGTCDHFKRECGNCYFLRNPQPNDLSYTGWQRKNRMLINAENISVVTCSNWLGEVAKESSLLQNASIQAIPNPIDTDVFSPREKNAARKKWNIDAGKKIILFGAANIADRRKGLIYLVEALQTLKNIYTGTQDVEIVIFGKNKRFDVTSLAFKVHQLSIITSADDLAEIYSLADVFLLPSIEDNLPNTIMEAMSCGTPACAFNTGGIPDMIDHQINGYLAEFKSAADLAAGVHQVLFSGDHHLMAQAARTKVLQEFNNSKVAGQYIGLYNSLLERQMA from the coding sequence ATGGCTATAAAGGTTGCATTAATAAACACAGCAGATTCCGGCGGCGGCGCAGCGGAGGCTTGCATGCGCTTGTTAAAAGCGCTACGTGAGCAGCAGGTTGATGCCACCCTTATAGTGCAGCATAAAAAGCGCGACAACCCGGCTGTTTACAGCACAGAGCGGTCAGCCTGGGACAAGGCTCGGTCAAACATCAACTTCTTAGCAGAGCGGCTGCCTTTTATTGCTTTGTACGAGCGGGACCGAACCGTTAGATTTGCGTTCTCCACTGCTAACACCGGTACCGATATTAGCCGGGAAAAAGTGATTCAGGATGCTGATATCCTCCACATTCATTGGACAAACTCCGGTTTCCTGTCAACAAACGATCTGAAGAAACTTATCCGGCTGAACAAACCTGTTGTATGGACGCTTCACGACATGTGGCTTTTTACCGGGGGGTGCCATTACGCCGGTACATGCGACCACTTTAAGCGCGAGTGCGGCAATTGTTATTTCTTGCGTAACCCTCAACCAAACGATCTATCCTATACCGGCTGGCAACGCAAGAACCGCATGCTCATAAATGCCGAAAACATTAGCGTAGTTACCTGCAGTAATTGGCTTGGAGAGGTTGCCAAAGAGAGTTCGTTACTACAAAATGCCAGCATACAAGCTATCCCAAACCCTATTGATACGGATGTATTCTCACCAAGAGAAAAAAATGCTGCACGTAAAAAGTGGAATATAGATGCAGGCAAGAAGATAATCTTGTTTGGGGCTGCTAACATTGCTGACAGACGCAAAGGCTTAATCTACCTGGTTGAAGCACTTCAAACATTAAAAAATATTTATACCGGCACTCAGGATGTTGAAATTGTGATCTTCGGTAAGAACAAGCGCTTTGATGTAACAAGCCTTGCCTTTAAGGTACATCAGCTCAGCATTATTACTTCGGCGGATGATTTGGCGGAGATATATAGCCTCGCCGACGTTTTCTTGCTGCCCTCCATAGAAGATAATCTGCCGAATACCATTATGGAAGCGATGTCTTGTGGCACACCGGCTTGCGCATTTAACACAGGTGGCATTCCGGATATGATAGATCATCAAATAAACGGCTATCTGGCAGAGTTCAAATCTGCGGCTGATCTTGCTGCAGGCGTGCATCAGGTACTGTTTTCCGGCGATCATCACTTGATGGCACAGGCAGCAAGAACCAAGGTGCTTCAGGAATTCAACAATAGTAAAGTTGCGGGCCAATATATAGGACTTTACAACTCTTTACTTGAAAGGCAGATGGCATGA
- a CDS encoding serine acetyltransferase — protein sequence MNPFAYLFQDWQANRGNVKARLVLFMFRLVNGINHYMLLKIIFFPYLMFYRFFVEWSLGIELPRKLRAGRNLIFYHGQGLVVNYKTIIGEGCTLRNGVTIGNKKLADGTLSNCPKIGNNVDIGANACIIGDITIGDNCSIGAGAVVVKSIPANSVAVGNPARVLEDKTTAVAG from the coding sequence ATGAACCCTTTTGCATATCTCTTCCAGGATTGGCAGGCCAACCGGGGCAATGTAAAGGCGCGTTTGGTGCTGTTTATGTTCCGGCTGGTAAATGGTATTAACCACTACATGCTGCTTAAGATCATCTTTTTTCCATACCTGATGTTCTATCGCTTTTTTGTGGAATGGAGCTTAGGAATAGAGTTGCCACGTAAGCTTCGCGCAGGTAGAAATTTAATTTTCTATCATGGGCAAGGATTGGTGGTAAATTACAAAACTATAATCGGGGAGGGCTGCACATTGCGAAACGGCGTAACTATAGGGAATAAGAAACTTGCTGACGGCACTTTAAGCAACTGTCCAAAAATAGGCAACAACGTAGACATAGGTGCTAACGCCTGCATAATAGGAGACATTACCATAGGCGATAATTGCAGCATAGGTGCTGGTGCTGTGGTAGTAAAAAGTATACCGGCGAACAGTGTAGCAGTAGGTAACCCGGCAAGGGTATTAGAAGATAAAACTACGGCTGTTGCCGGGTGA
- a CDS encoding rhomboid family intramembrane serine protease: MQSPFANLTPVVKNLVIINIIFFIATYALRQFVDLEALFAAYYPTNPAFKPWQPITYMFMHAGFTHLFFNMFAVFMFGPLLEQVMGSKKFFNYYFITGIGAFALYMLVQALQIHAITGGFTVPHSELDSSYFQYGGGQEQAQKLYSTFNGPMLGASGAVFGILVGFGLLFPELEMMIIFIPVPIKAKYYVLGYVVLELYSGVRQASGDNVAHFAHLGGALIGFILIKIWGLRKTNNFY; encoded by the coding sequence ATGCAATCACCTTTTGCCAATTTAACGCCGGTAGTAAAAAACCTGGTTATTATAAATATAATTTTCTTTATAGCAACTTACGCGCTGCGCCAGTTTGTTGACCTTGAAGCATTATTTGCAGCTTATTACCCTACAAACCCGGCGTTTAAACCGTGGCAACCTATTACCTACATGTTTATGCATGCGGGCTTTACCCACTTGTTTTTTAACATGTTTGCTGTATTTATGTTCGGGCCTTTATTAGAGCAAGTAATGGGCTCTAAAAAGTTTTTCAACTATTACTTTATAACAGGAATTGGCGCCTTTGCCTTGTATATGCTGGTACAGGCTCTGCAAATACATGCTATCACTGGGGGCTTTACCGTACCTCATTCCGAACTGGATAGCTCTTATTTCCAATACGGCGGCGGGCAGGAACAGGCACAAAAACTTTACAGCACGTTTAACGGACCAATGCTTGGTGCATCGGGTGCTGTGTTTGGTATTCTTGTCGGATTTGGCCTTTTGTTCCCGGAATTGGAAATGATGATTATATTCATTCCCGTTCCAATCAAAGCTAAATACTATGTACTTGGTTACGTTGTGCTTGAGCTTTATTCAGGAGTTAGGCAGGCATCTGGCGACAATGTGGCTCATTTTGCCCACTTGGGTGGTGCGCTTATCGGCTTTATTCTGATAAAGATTTGGGGGCTAAGAAAGACAAACAACTTTTACTAA
- a CDS encoding glycosyltransferase family 2 protein, which yields MNPTLSVITVVYNNVRDIERTIRSVVNQTYTNIEYIVIDGQSTDGTLEIIKSYSSRIKKLVSEPDKGIYDAMNKGLNLATGEYVIFMNSGDEFYANDTVARVFGTSEDADLYYGETEMVDAERNSLGQRRHKAPENFTWRSFKYGMSVSHQAIYIRRSLVAPYDSKYQLSADIDWIIGAAKKARKIVKVEGYVAKYLVGGMSKARHRQSLQERFDIMRKHYGLLPTVLNHAVIAFNLAWYRLKNKRTND from the coding sequence ATGAACCCAACCTTGTCGGTCATCACTGTTGTCTACAACAATGTCAGGGACATTGAGCGCACTATTCGCTCTGTAGTAAATCAAACTTACACCAATATTGAATACATAGTTATAGACGGACAATCTACCGATGGCACACTCGAGATTATCAAAAGCTACAGTAGCCGCATCAAAAAGCTGGTAAGCGAACCCGACAAAGGTATTTATGATGCCATGAACAAAGGCCTTAACCTGGCTACTGGTGAGTATGTAATTTTCATGAACTCCGGCGATGAGTTTTATGCGAACGACACCGTTGCAAGGGTTTTCGGAACGTCAGAAGATGCAGACCTCTACTATGGTGAAACAGAAATGGTGGATGCTGAGCGAAACAGCCTTGGCCAACGCCGGCATAAGGCACCAGAGAACTTCACCTGGCGGAGCTTTAAATATGGAATGAGCGTAAGCCATCAGGCCATCTACATCCGGCGATCGCTTGTTGCGCCATACGATAGCAAATACCAGCTAAGCGCCGACATAGACTGGATCATTGGCGCGGCTAAGAAAGCTCGTAAAATTGTTAAGGTAGAAGGTTACGTAGCCAAGTACCTGGTAGGTGGTATGTCTAAAGCTCGCCACAGGCAAAGCCTGCAAGAACGTTTTGACATTATGCGCAAACACTATGGTTTGCTACCTACGGTACTTAATCATGCGGTTATTGCATTTAATCTTGCCTGGTATCGGCTTAAGAATAAACGCACCAACGACTAG
- a CDS encoding rhomboid family intramembrane serine protease, with translation MSALWKDIQYKMLRSGNKLTLLIGINVIVFLVINVTSVIEQLFTGFGNSVIKSFTDEYLLLPSYLPKLLYRFWTPFTYMFMHAGVLHILFNMLWLYWMGQIFEEYLGNKRTIGLYILGGLSGGLLFIAAYNLLPAFTAVNAAQGGIIVGASASVMALVIATATLLPDYTISLIFIGPVKLKWVAVFYVIIDFLGIAGGNAGGEIAHLGGALFGFVYIKQLQKGNDWIGGINKLFTPKPKLRVVNNEAPQKKSSNNKPRQEDIDRILDKISASGYDALSKQEKETLFRASNNNEG, from the coding sequence ATGAGTGCTCTTTGGAAAGATATCCAATACAAGATGTTACGGTCGGGCAATAAGCTTACCTTGCTCATCGGTATTAATGTTATTGTTTTTCTAGTTATAAATGTTACATCTGTAATAGAGCAACTATTTACAGGTTTTGGCAACAGTGTAATTAAAAGCTTTACTGACGAGTACCTCTTATTACCATCCTATCTTCCTAAACTGCTTTATCGTTTCTGGACGCCCTTTACCTACATGTTTATGCATGCGGGTGTGTTACATATCCTGTTCAATATGCTTTGGTTGTACTGGATGGGGCAAATATTTGAAGAGTATTTAGGGAATAAACGCACCATTGGGCTGTATATACTAGGCGGACTTAGCGGCGGATTACTATTTATTGCAGCTTACAACCTTTTACCAGCCTTTACTGCTGTAAACGCGGCGCAGGGCGGCATTATAGTAGGTGCATCTGCAAGTGTAATGGCACTTGTCATAGCCACCGCCACACTACTTCCTGATTATACCATATCGCTCATTTTTATTGGACCTGTTAAGCTTAAATGGGTAGCTGTGTTCTATGTCATTATCGACTTCCTGGGCATAGCAGGGGGTAACGCCGGTGGTGAAATAGCCCACCTCGGCGGCGCGCTGTTTGGCTTTGTTTATATTAAACAACTTCAAAAAGGTAACGACTGGATAGGTGGCATAAACAAGCTGTTTACGCCTAAACCTAAGCTTCGTGTAGTAAACAACGAAGCTCCTCAAAAAAAATCTTCCAATAATAAACCGCGTCAGGAAGATATTGACCGTATCTTAGACAAGATCTCTGCATCAGGCTACGATGCGCTGAGCAAGCAGGAAAAAGAAACATTGTTTAGGGCCAGCAATAATAATGAAGGATAG
- a CDS encoding class I SAM-dependent methyltransferase, with amino-acid sequence MENNLTDRAFWKAFWESRIGLIFKLRPDYVFGDILGKIIKDTNAKTAVELGGFPGYYAIYLKKYKGLNTTLLDYFIHRELINKLLSANDLKENDINIIEADLFAYKPEELYDMVLSFGLIEHFNDTKFIIGEHLKFLKPGGTLFITLPNFKSVNGWVQRKFDKENYDKHNINSMDLALLKTSCEALGLKNVEAYYHGKFSVWLENKSVQNSFTKTIVKTIWLAGKAVTRLVPVDSKALSPYIVVKATK; translated from the coding sequence ATGGAGAATAACTTAACAGACAGAGCGTTTTGGAAAGCTTTTTGGGAGTCACGGATTGGGCTTATATTCAAGCTTAGACCTGATTATGTTTTTGGCGATATACTCGGCAAAATCATTAAAGATACCAACGCCAAAACTGCTGTGGAATTGGGTGGATTCCCCGGGTATTACGCCATTTACTTAAAAAAGTATAAAGGCTTAAATACCACATTGCTGGATTACTTTATCCATCGCGAGCTCATCAATAAGCTGCTATCTGCTAACGACCTTAAAGAAAATGATATTAACATCATAGAAGCGGACCTTTTTGCTTACAAGCCTGAAGAATTGTATGATATGGTGCTATCCTTTGGTTTAATAGAGCACTTTAACGATACTAAGTTTATAATTGGTGAGCACCTCAAGTTTTTGAAACCCGGCGGTACGTTGTTTATCACGCTGCCTAACTTTAAAAGTGTTAACGGCTGGGTTCAGCGTAAGTTCGACAAAGAAAATTACGACAAACACAACATTAACAGCATGGACCTTGCCCTGCTAAAAACCAGCTGCGAAGCGCTTGGATTGAAAAACGTAGAAGCTTATTACCATGGTAAGTTCAGCGTATGGCTGGAGAATAAATCTGTACAAAACAGCTTTACAAAGACAATTGTAAAGACGATATGGTTGGCCGGTAAAGCAGTTACCAGGCTGGTACCGGTAGATAGCAAGGCACTCTCGCCTTACATCGTTGTAAAAGCTACTAAATAA
- a CDS encoding amidohydrolase encodes MKKLWPLLFILLAACKQKEYNADTLVKNAIVYTVDSTFSTANAFVISSGKIIAVGNADTLEQKYLAKEVIDAGGKPVYPGFIDAHSHFYEYGLGLQEVKLVGTKSWDAVLDSVKNYSEKNVEGWIIGNGWDQNLWTAKQFPNKAKLDSLFPVRPVILSRVDGHAAIANQAALNIAGIKPGQTIIGGQIETIDGKLTGILVDNAVGIVTRKIPEPTEQITQAALLDAQKNCFAVGLTTVDDCGLPYTMVSTIAALQHKGDLKMRMYVMLADKEENYNYLFKRGAYKTPGLNVRAFKVYADGALGSRGACLLKPYADKANWNGFLLSSKEHFKQVAEKIAAKGFQMCTHAIGDSANRVILKIYADVLKGKNDKRWRIEHSQIVAPEDVQYFGNYSIIPSVQPTHATSDMSWAINRLGAERLKSAYAYKSLMKQNGWIPLGTDFPVENINPMYTFYAAAERKDLKGLPTGGFQMENALTRMQALKGVTIWAAKANFEEKEKGSIEVGKYADFVILDKDILKVKGSELPGVKVLKTFVNGVKVYEKK; translated from the coding sequence ATGAAGAAATTGTGGCCTCTTCTTTTCATCTTGCTCGCAGCGTGCAAACAAAAAGAATATAATGCCGACACCCTGGTTAAAAATGCAATTGTTTATACCGTAGATAGCACGTTTTCTACAGCTAACGCATTCGTTATAAGTAGCGGTAAGATAATTGCAGTCGGCAACGCCGACACACTTGAGCAAAAGTATCTGGCTAAAGAGGTAATAGATGCCGGTGGCAAACCGGTTTACCCCGGTTTTATAGATGCGCACTCACACTTTTATGAATATGGACTAGGCTTGCAAGAGGTTAAATTGGTAGGCACAAAAAGCTGGGACGCAGTATTGGATAGTGTTAAAAATTACTCAGAGAAAAATGTAGAGGGTTGGATCATCGGCAATGGCTGGGACCAAAACCTTTGGACTGCCAAGCAGTTCCCGAACAAGGCTAAACTTGATTCGCTTTTTCCGGTGCGCCCGGTTATCTTAAGCAGGGTAGACGGACATGCTGCAATTGCCAACCAGGCAGCGCTCAATATCGCCGGCATCAAACCCGGTCAAACCATTATTGGCGGACAAATAGAGACTATAGACGGTAAACTTACGGGGATCCTGGTAGATAACGCAGTTGGTATTGTTACTCGTAAGATACCTGAGCCTACTGAGCAGATTACACAGGCGGCCCTGCTGGATGCGCAAAAGAATTGTTTTGCCGTAGGGCTTACCACCGTTGATGACTGTGGCCTTCCTTACACCATGGTAAGTACTATTGCTGCGCTGCAGCACAAAGGCGATCTAAAAATGCGCATGTACGTAATGCTGGCGGACAAGGAAGAAAATTATAATTACCTGTTTAAACGTGGAGCATATAAAACACCAGGCTTAAACGTACGGGCGTTTAAAGTTTATGCTGACGGCGCACTCGGCTCCAGAGGTGCTTGCTTACTTAAGCCCTATGCTGATAAGGCAAACTGGAATGGCTTTTTGCTGAGCAGTAAAGAACATTTTAAGCAAGTTGCCGAGAAGATAGCAGCAAAAGGATTTCAGATGTGTACGCATGCTATAGGAGATTCGGCCAACCGTGTTATCCTCAAAATATATGCGGATGTGTTAAAGGGTAAAAACGATAAGCGCTGGCGTATAGAGCATTCACAGATTGTAGCGCCGGAGGATGTACAGTATTTTGGTAATTACAGTATTATACCTTCTGTGCAACCTACTCATGCTACATCTGACATGAGCTGGGCCATAAACCGCCTTGGTGCAGAGAGGTTGAAATCAGCTTATGCTTATAAGTCTCTGATGAAACAAAATGGCTGGATACCCCTCGGTACTGATTTTCCCGTCGAAAATATTAACCCGATGTACACATTTTATGCGGCTGCAGAACGTAAAGACCTGAAAGGTTTGCCCACTGGTGGTTTTCAAATGGAGAACGCGTTAACCCGAATGCAAGCTTTAAAGGGTGTGACTATTTGGGCAGCAAAGGCAAACTTTGAAGAGAAGGAAAAAGGCAGTATAGAGGTTGGTAAATATGCCGATTTTGTAATACTTGATAAGGATATATTAAAAGTGAAAGGCAGTGAGTTGCCAGGTGTAAAGGTATTAAAGACGTTTGTTAATGGTGTTAAAGTATATGAAAAGAAGTAA